One genomic region from Nocardia vinacea encodes:
- a CDS encoding antibiotic biosynthesis monooxygenase yields the protein MIIEHALLPVRPAEAAAFEAAFAEARPIIESMPGFRSLSLSRCVEAPDTYLLLVGWEQLSDHVDGFRGSAGYQRWKQLLHHFYEPFPIVQHFTPVLATDPLPAVTASPPNQQ from the coding sequence ATGATCATCGAACACGCGCTGTTGCCCGTCCGCCCCGCCGAAGCGGCGGCCTTCGAGGCCGCGTTTGCCGAGGCCAGGCCGATCATCGAGAGTATGCCGGGCTTCCGCTCGCTGTCGCTGTCACGGTGCGTCGAGGCGCCCGACACCTATTTGCTGCTGGTGGGATGGGAACAGTTGAGCGACCATGTCGATGGCTTCCGCGGGTCCGCCGGATATCAGCGCTGGAAGCAACTGCTGCATCACTTCTACGAACCGTTCCCCATCGTCCAACATTTCACGCCGGTCTTGGCCACGGACCCGCTACCTGCGGTTACAGCGAGCCCGCCGAACCAGCAGTAG
- a CDS encoding diguanylate cyclase domain-containing protein encodes MDQDNAVDAEQLAQRYRSLVEHTPDGIVVHERGTVVYANQATARMLAADSADEVIGQPLTRFVHPDSVPSMVDRISQLTIAGAASEPTEMKLIRVDGEIVPVETVSVLTAWHDHLAYQVVIHDLTAQRAAEAAQRRAEQHFTTVVSQLEEGVVVIDRNGRIESANPAAVRIFGTDERTGELIGATIDELPLILLDANAQPLPPSRHPVARTLATGETITGYIFGVDRHDGQRRWLSGSSRLLNPGDPDSPAVSSFADITEFRASRRQLEFQATHDSLTGLANRSLILSQLANALAASEDLPVTTVLFIDMDGFKAINDTLGHAIGDTVLQIVAQRLQRALRGTDLVGRLGGDEFLVLLSGRTRRLDLDSLVERLRSTMAEPIIARGHRIEVNASIGVTELVEGDHRTPEAVLHDADLAMYRAKPTGHREGTGLGRRPNNTHAS; translated from the coding sequence GTGGATCAGGACAATGCAGTCGACGCCGAGCAGCTGGCCCAGCGCTACCGGTCCTTGGTCGAACACACCCCGGACGGGATCGTCGTGCACGAGCGCGGCACCGTCGTCTACGCCAACCAGGCCACCGCCCGCATGCTGGCCGCCGACAGCGCCGACGAGGTGATCGGCCAGCCGCTGACCCGGTTCGTCCATCCCGATTCGGTGCCCAGCATGGTGGATCGCATCAGCCAGCTGACCATTGCGGGCGCTGCCTCCGAGCCCACCGAAATGAAGCTGATCCGGGTCGACGGCGAGATCGTCCCGGTCGAGACGGTTTCGGTGCTCACCGCATGGCACGACCATCTCGCCTATCAGGTGGTCATCCACGATCTCACCGCTCAGCGCGCCGCCGAGGCCGCGCAGCGCCGGGCCGAACAGCACTTCACCACGGTGGTCTCGCAGTTGGAGGAGGGGGTGGTGGTGATCGACCGGAACGGCCGCATCGAATCGGCCAATCCCGCGGCAGTGCGGATCTTCGGCACCGACGAACGCACCGGCGAACTCATCGGCGCCACCATCGACGAACTGCCGCTGATCCTGCTCGACGCCAATGCCCAGCCACTGCCGCCGAGCCGACATCCGGTCGCACGCACCCTGGCGACCGGCGAAACGATCACCGGATACATCTTCGGCGTCGACCGCCACGACGGCCAGCGCCGCTGGCTCTCCGGCAGTTCGCGGCTGCTCAATCCGGGCGATCCGGATTCACCCGCGGTGTCCTCCTTCGCCGACATCACCGAATTCCGGGCCAGTCGAAGGCAATTGGAGTTCCAGGCCACGCACGATTCGCTGACCGGACTGGCCAACCGCTCGCTGATCCTGTCCCAGCTCGCCAATGCGCTGGCCGCCAGCGAGGATCTGCCGGTCACGACAGTGTTGTTCATCGACATGGACGGCTTCAAGGCGATCAACGACACCCTCGGCCACGCGATCGGCGATACCGTGCTGCAGATCGTGGCCCAGCGGTTGCAGCGCGCACTGCGCGGCACCGATCTGGTCGGCCGGCTCGGCGGCGACGAATTCCTGGTGCTGCTGTCCGGCCGGACCCGCCGCCTCGATCTCGACTCGCTGGTCGAGCGGCTGCGCTCGACCATGGCCGAGCCGATCATCGCGCGCGGGCACCGGATCGAGGTGAACGCCTCGATCGGCGTGACCGAACTCGTAGAGGGCGACCACCGGACGCCCGAGGCGGTGCTGCACGACGCCGATCTGGCGATGTACCGCGCCAAGCCGACCGGACACCGGGAAGGCACCGGCCTGGGCCGCAGACCGAATAACACGCACGCTTCCTGA
- a CDS encoding beta-ketoacyl synthase N-terminal-like domain-containing protein: MPGTNPNSEKHHQDHMTIAGIGAVSGYGWGRELLWQGLLSGKSAASLQPGYGFGRDEHAWVSLIPDGGDPMVSTSVYGRAMQEAGREAIADASARGWRPGRTVGLLHAIVLGDVANWRDFYLIDEGHRRSRDYMRLLPSTPISVLQQEFGFHGPSMNVSAACSSANVALITAKLWLQCGVADDVICVATDMSATPEMLEHFVRLGAAVGDAEPLAACRPFQEGSRGFSMGEASVAFVLTRSVERPYAAVLGGGMTNDAYHVVSVDPGHTQIFDCARRALADAAIAPADVRYFNAHGTGTRQCDVAERDLLRRMFDDRPHVYSIKPLAGHCQGAAAGVEVAAAALAYDRGIVPAAPIVAPAYERLLDGPTPFEGGITVKLSLGMGGNNSMVVLGPVD; the protein is encoded by the coding sequence ATGCCGGGTACCAACCCGAACAGTGAAAAGCACCATCAAGATCATATGACGATCGCCGGGATCGGTGCGGTCAGCGGGTACGGCTGGGGTCGGGAGTTGCTCTGGCAGGGACTGCTGAGCGGGAAATCCGCAGCCTCGCTACAACCAGGCTACGGCTTCGGCCGCGATGAGCACGCCTGGGTTTCGCTGATTCCCGATGGCGGTGATCCCATGGTGAGCACCAGCGTCTACGGGCGTGCCATGCAGGAGGCGGGTCGCGAGGCGATCGCCGACGCGTCCGCGCGTGGTTGGCGACCGGGCCGCACCGTCGGCCTGCTGCACGCCATCGTGCTCGGCGACGTCGCCAATTGGCGCGACTTCTATCTGATCGATGAGGGGCACCGGCGCTCGCGCGACTACATGCGACTATTGCCCTCCACACCGATCTCGGTACTACAGCAGGAATTCGGCTTCCACGGGCCATCGATGAATGTCTCGGCGGCGTGCAGTTCGGCGAATGTCGCGCTGATCACCGCCAAACTCTGGCTGCAGTGCGGTGTTGCCGATGACGTGATCTGCGTCGCCACCGATATGTCGGCCACCCCCGAAATGCTCGAACACTTCGTCCGGCTCGGCGCCGCGGTCGGCGATGCCGAACCACTGGCCGCCTGCCGCCCCTTTCAGGAGGGCAGCCGCGGTTTCAGCATGGGTGAGGCGTCGGTCGCCTTCGTCCTCACGCGCTCGGTCGAGCGGCCCTATGCCGCGGTGCTCGGCGGCGGTATGACCAATGACGCCTATCACGTGGTTTCGGTCGATCCCGGGCACACTCAGATCTTCGACTGTGCACGCCGCGCGCTCGCGGACGCTGCTATCGCCCCTGCGGACGTGCGGTATTTCAACGCGCACGGCACCGGCACCAGGCAGTGCGATGTGGCCGAGCGGGATCTGCTGCGGCGGATGTTCGACGACCGGCCGCACGTCTATTCGATCAAGCCGCTGGCCGGGCACTGCCAGGGCGCGGCGGCCGGTGTCGAGGTGGCCGCGGCGGCACTGGCCTACGACCGCGGCATCGTGCCCGCCGCACCGATCGTCGCACCCGCCTACGAGCGACTATTGGACGGGCCGACGCCCTTCGAGGGCGGGATCACGGTCAAGCTGTCACTCGGCATGGGCGGCAATAATTCGATGGTCGTGCTCGGTCCTGTCGATTGA
- a CDS encoding GAF domain-containing sensor histidine kinase, which translates to MTEELGSGLYSVRDTLSQLRLRELLSEVKERVELIIDSRDRMDGLVEAMLTVTSGLDLDETLRAIVHTATSLVDARYGALAVRGHEQQVTQFLDEGMDDTIRKRIGRLPAGHGVLGEVFTQPKPLRLDELSKHPASVGFPEHHPPMHTFLGVPVRIRDEVFGSLYLTEKANGQPFTEDDDVLVQALAAAAGIAVDNARLYESARTRQAWIEATRDIATEFLAGTEPDLVLAHVVDHARTLTGSHQSFLASTAVPQLQLAAVSELVITQWSGPGSGFDGLIVDADGTALGEAFTRRTPLRFDDAALIDLGVPLHDVGPALILPLCTPDATLGTLVTVRPVGSPPYPDELVELTNAFTDQAALAMQLAETQRRMRELDILADRDRIARDLHDHVIQRLFAIGLTLQSAVPRAEVPEVRQHLSTVINDLQEVVQEIRTSIFDLHGGNGGGIELQQRIEDAVRQQTTDSQLRATVQVTGPLSVLEAELADHAEAVVREAVSNAVRHSGAATVSVEISVADDLTIVVTDDGWGIPNHVIRSGLRNLEQRADKSDGQFTIGPAVAGMHETEDMPGTKLSWSVPLP; encoded by the coding sequence ATGACCGAAGAGTTGGGCAGCGGCCTCTATTCGGTACGCGACACGCTGTCGCAACTTCGGCTCCGGGAGCTGCTGTCGGAGGTCAAGGAACGCGTCGAGCTGATCATCGATTCACGCGACCGGATGGACGGCTTGGTCGAGGCGATGCTGACCGTCACCTCCGGCCTCGACCTCGATGAAACGCTGCGCGCCATCGTGCACACCGCCACCAGCCTGGTCGACGCCCGCTACGGCGCGCTGGCCGTGCGCGGGCACGAGCAGCAGGTCACCCAGTTCCTCGACGAGGGCATGGACGACACCATCCGGAAGCGCATCGGCCGACTTCCCGCCGGACACGGCGTACTCGGCGAGGTGTTCACCCAACCCAAACCGCTGCGCCTCGACGAACTCTCGAAACACCCTGCGTCCGTGGGGTTTCCGGAACACCACCCGCCGATGCACACCTTCCTCGGCGTCCCGGTGCGCATTCGCGACGAGGTCTTCGGCAGTCTCTATCTGACCGAGAAGGCCAATGGTCAGCCGTTCACCGAGGACGACGACGTACTCGTGCAGGCGCTGGCGGCCGCGGCCGGTATCGCAGTCGACAACGCCAGGCTCTACGAATCGGCGCGCACCAGACAGGCCTGGATCGAGGCCACCCGCGATATCGCCACCGAATTCCTCGCGGGCACCGAACCCGATCTGGTGCTCGCCCATGTCGTCGACCATGCGCGCACCCTGACCGGCTCGCATCAATCGTTTCTCGCCAGCACCGCGGTACCGCAACTCCAACTCGCCGCGGTCTCCGAACTCGTCATTACCCAATGGTCCGGTCCGGGTAGCGGATTCGACGGACTGATCGTGGACGCCGACGGGACCGCACTCGGCGAGGCCTTCACCCGCCGCACACCGCTGCGCTTCGACGATGCCGCCCTGATCGACCTCGGCGTCCCGCTGCACGATGTCGGGCCCGCGCTGATCCTGCCGCTGTGCACACCCGATGCCACGCTCGGCACGCTGGTCACGGTGCGTCCCGTCGGCTCACCGCCCTACCCGGACGAACTCGTCGAGCTGACCAACGCCTTCACCGACCAGGCCGCGCTGGCCATGCAGCTGGCCGAAACCCAGCGCAGAATGCGCGAACTCGATATCCTCGCCGACCGCGACCGCATCGCCCGCGACCTGCACGACCATGTGATCCAGCGGCTGTTCGCCATCGGACTCACCCTGCAGAGCGCGGTACCGCGCGCCGAGGTACCCGAAGTGCGCCAACACCTTTCGACGGTCATCAATGATCTGCAGGAGGTGGTCCAGGAGATCCGCACCTCCATCTTCGATCTGCACGGCGGCAATGGCGGCGGCATCGAATTGCAGCAGCGGATCGAGGATGCGGTGCGCCAGCAGACCACCGATTCGCAGCTGCGGGCCACCGTGCAGGTGACCGGACCACTGTCGGTGCTGGAGGCCGAATTGGCCGATCACGCGGAGGCGGTGGTGCGCGAGGCGGTGAGTAATGCGGTGCGGCATTCCGGCGCGGCGACCGTCTCGGTGGAGATCAGCGTGGCCGATGATCTGACCATCGTGGTCACCGATGACGGCTGGGGCATCCCGAATCACGTGATCCGCAGCGGATTGCGGAATCTGGAGCAGCGGGCCGATAAGTCGGATGGGCAGTTCACCATCGGACCCGCGGTGGCGGGTATGCACGAAACAGAGGACATGCCGGGCACGAAATTATCCTGGTCGGTGCCGCTTCCGTAA
- a CDS encoding sigma 54 modulation/S30EA ribosomal C-terminal domain-containing protein translates to MNSPLRSSELWATAADPELAVTTRGAVPPADVTRAVRGIGRVLRRHHLDAAARVRVTAPVDSDEPTLVQANIRIHDTPTRVQVTGPRGFAVTFAVERLDRQIARLATKQSREWPDPARPPLARVTEPRPIVRRKHCALLTGTPAEALAVMDTMDYDSYLFSDAETGEDAVVSWADPLGVRLTRQRTTQPPQAPAQRPLTVNSLPLIMDSDPAPVLIEEAAVTRLCRKGLPFLFFTDADSGRGRLLYRRYDGDLTIVVPVEIR, encoded by the coding sequence ATGAATTCGCCGTTGCGTTCCTCGGAGCTGTGGGCCACTGCCGCCGACCCCGAACTTGCCGTGACCACCCGGGGTGCGGTGCCGCCCGCGGATGTGACCAGGGCGGTGCGGGGGATCGGCCGCGTACTGCGCAGGCACCACCTCGACGCGGCGGCACGGGTGCGGGTGACCGCGCCGGTGGATTCGGACGAACCCACGTTGGTACAGGCCAATATTCGCATACATGACACCCCGACCCGGGTGCAGGTCACCGGTCCGCGCGGCTTCGCGGTGACCTTCGCGGTGGAACGGCTGGACCGGCAGATCGCCCGGCTGGCGACCAAACAGTCACGCGAGTGGCCCGATCCGGCGCGTCCGCCCCTGGCCAGGGTCACCGAACCGCGCCCGATCGTGCGGAGGAAGCACTGCGCGTTGCTGACCGGTACGCCCGCTGAGGCGTTGGCGGTGATGGATACGATGGATTACGACTCGTACCTGTTCAGCGATGCCGAAACCGGTGAGGATGCCGTGGTGAGCTGGGCGGATCCGCTCGGCGTCCGGCTCACCAGGCAGCGCACCACACAGCCGCCGCAGGCTCCGGCGCAGCGGCCGCTCACGGTGAATTCCCTACCCCTGATCATGGATTCGGATCCGGCGCCGGTCCTGATCGAGGAGGCGGCGGTGACCCGGCTGTGCCGCAAGGGGCTGCCGTTCCTGTTCTTCACCGATGCCGACAGCGGCCGCGGCCGCCTGCTGTACCGCCGCTACGACGGGGATCTCACCATCGTCGTTCCGGTCGAAATCCGCTAG
- a CDS encoding response regulator transcription factor: MITVFLVDDHEIVRRGLVDLLESDPELTVIGQAGDVADAMAGIHALRPDVAVLDVRLPDGNGIELCRDLLAEIDDLHCLILTSYTDEHAMLDAILAGAGGYVVKNIKGMELAAAIKQVGAGRSLLDNRAAAALKARLRSSTEKDGPLAGLTEQERRLLALLGEGLTNRQIAARMFLAEKTVKNYVSRLLAKLGMERRTQAAVLASKLRES, encoded by the coding sequence GTGATCACAGTGTTCCTCGTCGACGACCACGAGATCGTCCGGCGCGGTCTTGTCGACCTGTTGGAGAGCGATCCGGAACTCACCGTGATCGGCCAGGCCGGCGATGTCGCCGACGCCATGGCGGGCATTCACGCCCTGCGACCCGATGTCGCTGTACTGGACGTCCGACTTCCCGACGGCAACGGCATCGAACTTTGCCGCGACCTGCTCGCCGAAATCGACGATTTGCATTGCCTCATCCTGACGTCCTACACCGATGAACACGCCATGTTGGACGCGATATTGGCGGGCGCGGGCGGCTATGTCGTCAAGAACATCAAGGGCATGGAATTGGCCGCGGCGATCAAACAGGTCGGCGCCGGACGTTCGCTATTGGATAACCGCGCGGCCGCCGCACTCAAGGCCCGGCTACGTTCCAGCACCGAAAAAGACGGGCCGCTGGCCGGCCTCACCGAACAGGAACGCCGACTACTCGCACTGCTCGGCGAGGGATTGACCAATCGACAAATCGCGGCGCGAATGTTCCTGGCGGAGAAGACCGTCAAGAATTACGTCTCCCGGCTTTTGGCCAAACTCGGCATGGAACGGCGCACCCAAGCCGCGGTGCTGGCCTCCAAACTGCGTGAGAGCTAG
- a CDS encoding glycogen debranching N-terminal domain-containing protein yields MTSPWGDGTDPGAPRAIAGVTLVEGSTFCISEDGGVISPNRAEGLFVRDTRVLSRWRLTVDGLAPQPLTVQHTEPYSATLLARTPPRPGRADSTALVTVARYVGDGMREDVTVRNLSGAAISCVVVLELDADFADLFEVKEGRIGDSVVVTKSKSTAGTVEISRTDLPLTVTVTAAGATAVDRELRWQVDLPGRGEWSVCIQYQPTLGSVVTPRHQCGNPISHSAPALRMREWYENSPSVQTDDQTLAAVLRRAVVDLGALRIFDPGHPERAVVAAGAPWFMALFGRDSLLTSWMVLPLDRRLAVGTLQSLAGLQGSEVRAITEEEPGKIPHEVRFGRAATSLLGGDTVYYGTADATPLFVMLLGELHRWGLDAETRDELLPHADRALEWIEHFGDSDGDGFVEYQRAAEHGLANQGWKDSWDGVNFADGRLPEAPIALAEVQGYVYAAYVARAALAADVGDHPTADRFRVKAAALKQAFNKAFWLPEHGWFAIGLDGDKRPIDALTSNIGHCLWTGIIDEDKARSVADHLLSPEMFSGWGIRTLATNMGAYNPVSYHNGSVWPHDNAICAAGLMRYGFTEHANRVIDGVLDASTRFGYRLPELFSGFDRAEFDAPVPYPTSCSPQAWASAAPLLFMRSMLRLEPGTGSASVAPAVPDRYLPLRVSGVRVGSDVLTVTVDNGGWQLSGLAGKLRRSDS; encoded by the coding sequence TTGACGAGCCCCTGGGGTGACGGCACCGATCCCGGGGCGCCACGAGCGATCGCCGGGGTCACCTTGGTCGAGGGCTCGACCTTCTGCATCAGCGAGGACGGCGGTGTCATCAGCCCGAATCGTGCCGAGGGATTGTTCGTGCGCGATACCAGGGTGCTGTCGCGGTGGCGGCTGACCGTCGACGGGTTGGCGCCGCAACCGCTCACCGTCCAGCACACCGAGCCCTACAGCGCGACGCTGCTGGCCAGGACGCCGCCGCGGCCCGGCCGCGCCGACAGCACGGCACTGGTGACCGTCGCGCGGTATGTCGGCGACGGTATGCGCGAGGACGTGACCGTCCGCAATCTCTCCGGTGCGGCGATCAGCTGTGTGGTCGTGCTGGAACTCGATGCCGATTTCGCCGATCTGTTCGAGGTGAAGGAGGGGCGGATCGGCGACAGCGTGGTGGTCACCAAGAGCAAGTCGACGGCGGGCACGGTCGAGATCAGCCGCACCGATCTGCCGCTGACGGTGACGGTGACCGCCGCGGGGGCGACTGCGGTCGATCGCGAATTGCGGTGGCAGGTCGATCTGCCCGGTCGCGGGGAATGGTCGGTGTGCATCCAGTACCAGCCGACGCTCGGCTCGGTGGTGACGCCGCGACATCAGTGCGGGAATCCGATCTCGCACAGTGCGCCCGCCCTGCGGATGCGCGAATGGTACGAGAATTCGCCGTCGGTGCAGACCGACGATCAGACGCTCGCCGCGGTCTTGCGGCGCGCCGTCGTCGATCTCGGCGCACTGCGCATCTTCGATCCGGGTCATCCCGAGCGGGCGGTGGTCGCCGCGGGCGCGCCGTGGTTCATGGCGCTGTTCGGGCGGGACTCGCTACTCACCTCGTGGATGGTGTTGCCGCTGGACCGGCGACTGGCCGTCGGCACGCTGCAGAGTCTGGCGGGTCTGCAGGGCAGCGAGGTGCGCGCCATCACCGAGGAGGAGCCGGGGAAGATACCGCATGAGGTGCGGTTCGGGCGGGCGGCGACATCGCTGCTGGGCGGTGACACCGTGTACTACGGAACCGCCGATGCCACACCGCTTTTCGTGATGTTGCTCGGTGAGTTGCATCGGTGGGGACTGGATGCCGAGACCAGGGACGAACTGCTGCCGCATGCGGATCGGGCGCTGGAGTGGATCGAACACTTCGGTGACTCGGACGGCGACGGATTCGTCGAGTATCAGCGCGCGGCCGAGCACGGTTTGGCGAATCAGGGGTGGAAGGACTCCTGGGACGGGGTGAACTTCGCCGACGGCAGACTGCCCGAGGCGCCGATCGCGCTGGCCGAGGTGCAGGGATATGTGTACGCCGCGTATGTGGCGCGGGCGGCGCTCGCGGCCGATGTGGGCGATCACCCGACCGCGGATCGGTTCCGCGTCAAGGCGGCCGCATTGAAGCAAGCGTTCAACAAGGCGTTCTGGTTGCCTGAGCACGGTTGGTTCGCAATCGGTCTGGACGGGGACAAGCGTCCGATCGACGCGCTGACCTCGAATATCGGGCACTGCCTGTGGACCGGGATCATCGACGAGGACAAGGCGCGGTCGGTCGCGGACCACCTGCTTTCACCGGAGATGTTCAGCGGATGGGGTATCCGCACCTTGGCCACCAACATGGGTGCCTACAACCCGGTCAGCTATCACAACGGATCGGTGTGGCCGCACGACAACGCGATCTGCGCCGCCGGACTGATGCGCTACGGCTTCACCGAACACGCCAATCGTGTGATCGACGGGGTGCTCGACGCGTCCACCCGCTTCGGCTATCGACTGCCCGAGCTGTTCAGCGGTTTCGACCGCGCGGAATTCGACGCGCCGGTGCCGTATCCGACCTCCTGCTCACCGCAGGCGTGGGCGTCGGCGGCGCCGCTGCTTTTCATGCGGAGCATGTTGCGGTTGGAGCCGGGCACCGGGTCGGCGTCGGTCGCGCCCGCGGTGCCGGATCGGTACCTGCCCCTGCGGGTGAGCGGGGTCCGGGTGGGGTCGGATGTGCTCACCGTCACCGTGGACAATGGGGGTTGGCAGCTCAGCGGATTGGCTGGAAAGCTGCGTCGATCCGACTCCTGA